A window of Miscanthus floridulus cultivar M001 chromosome 12, ASM1932011v1, whole genome shotgun sequence genomic DNA:
TCTGGAATGTAGCTGCTATTTGGCATGATCTAGCATTAGTCAACTAAACAACTATGTGAAATTGTGGTCTGACTGAGCTTATGCATGGCAAGATTGGGACAAACCAAATATTCAGCTTATGGTTTTGTTTGGTGCTCCATAACTGATCGCTTGCATTAGAGGTTCGAGCAATGTTTTTTGTTCTCAGATACCCACTGTTACTTATTTGTTATACTGAAGTAGAAAACAAAACAGAACTGTACAAAACCAGACTTTTATAAAACTTTACAACGAACGTGTCAGCAGTGGCGGAACAAGgggggggctggcaggggccatggccccccTAACACAGTGAAAAAATATTAATATCCAGTAAATATTTTAATACATAGTATAGTAAATCatcaatttactatgattttcgaTCTTAATATTATGATTTTTCGTTATGAATCCTAACTACATGTGTACAAGTATTAAAAAAGTTGCTGACATACATTTGTTGTATACTTATCATACTTATGAGATGCAATCATGTTTGTCCGGCTCTTATTAATCAAAATTTATGGTTCCGTCACTGTGTGTCAGATTTTAAAGAAATGACCCGACTGACACCCCGTTCGCTTGTTAGtttcagccagccagccagcagtatttttctctcacaacaaaccagcactagccagtccaaaccagcccagaaaccaaccagcgaacaggccgtgagatttttaaaaaaaactgcTGAGCGAGCGTGAGGACTAATGGCACGGCACAAGGGGCCCCGAGCGAACACCAGATCGTCTGTTGTAGCCAAACTTCCATCACCGGATAATACAATGACAAAAAAACAAAATTGTGCACCAAATAAACACAGCCTTTACACAATATCATTGGATGATGCAATGGCCTTGAACAAATCCTGCGGTGTCACTAGGAAATGCTCTAATTGGTGTTCTTGACTTCAGACTTCTAATTCATCTTCTTTGAGTCATTAATCAAATCATTGTCATTTCTAGGCCATCCTTGAGGTACCTTGTATGGCTGTTCGGATGATGGTTTTTATGGCTAATAAGCcgactgatgttgttttgttgtgagagaaaaatatcgtaCTATGACTGATAAGTCATGCTGATAATAAATAGTAGATAGCGTTTTTGTAGCGGATTAGTGTTTGTATAGTGGACCGTGGATAGCTGGATGCTATAGTGGAATATTTAATGTTTGGAACATATGCCATGCCACTAGTAATATCATGTTTACTTAAATAATTAGAAGTTTTTAGTTAATTATTACATTATCGAATAAATGCATTAAAATGAATAAGATATAAAGAAGAGATGCTGGAGACAAATTATCATTAAGTTCTCATATCAATTGAAATTATATCATTAATCATCTCATCATTCATTATGATGGTCTAAATTACTATTTTAATATTTTTATCATCATTGGAATCATCAACATCATCATTTTAACCATCAACCTAGTGAATAGTGAGCAAACAACAGCAATAGCGGTTTGCAATAATGTAATCCTAAGTGTTGTAGCGGCCGCTAGTTCCAACATACTACAGCATCTTTGATCCGCTACCTTATAGTAGTAGCAGTAGAGGGCCGCTATTGCAGGGTGCTACCAACTGCTAATTAGTATGCTTGTATCAACTTTCACAAGCGTGCACCACTCTTAACTCTCCAAGATATGCCTAGGTCAAGCAACTCATCTTAGCTCCTCTTTATAGTAGACCTTGGGGGCACCACCATGGACTTAAGGAAGATGTCTTGGAGATAGCCTACTCCAACTTTAGCAAGGTTTAAGGTGTGGAGGAGCTCAGTCACCAAGGTCCTCTAGCATGGGGCAAcctttctcctcttctctcctccttattcttctttcttctctggccctgttcggctgatGGATAAGctggctgatgttgttttgttgtgggagaaaaacattataccatggttaataagttcaagcgaacatggcgtCTATGTTCTGCACACCAGTTGTGTGTATGTGCACACGCGCGTGTGGTGTAACATGGGGAGGAAGAGGGAGACATGCTGGTAGGTTTTGGGTGAAGGTGTCAATGCGTTCTGGTTGACGAATTGTCCGTGGGTGAGATGCGGATCGTTTGACATGTGCGAGTTGGTCAAAGTGAGGCCTAGCATATGGGGTCAGGAAGGGTGTGCAACGGATAGCTCACTGTATATATTTGCTAGGTGTCACCTTGTCCTAGTGGCACTATCACCAGCATAATTCTGACTGGTTAAGACTGGTTTGGTTCAACAATTGTCGGATCGTCAGTCATGAGTGTCGGACTGTCCGACAGAGCTAAAAGGACAGGTTTGGGTGGTTGAGATGAGTTTTTACTAGCATGTCGGACTATCTAGCAAGGACAATGAATTGTCCATGCCATACCAGAAAGTTGTGTTCAGAATGAGATTGTCATGCGGTGCCTTGGGCCAACTATATTTGGAGACACCCAGTATGCCCCCAGATCTATGCAGGCAAACCCGCAGAACTTAAGTACTCTGGCATGCGGGGAATGGAGTGAGGACAAACAGGGAGGAACGGAGTGGGGACGGTAGAAGAGATCAAGAGACGGCATGAGGAAGAACGGAGGGAGGACGAGAGAAGAGAAATGTCATACTATCATGGTGACAGGCCAGAGGCGTCAACTAGGGCGAGGTACGGCGCGGGGCGGTGCAATTACTGGGAGGGCTCGAGCTAAAGGTACTGAGAAACAAGTTTAAAATAATAGTTTCTAATTAAAAAATAGTAATTCCAACTTTTTAGGATAAACTTTGATGTGTACAACAACTTCCTATGACAGAGGGGGCCGATGCAACATGTAGATCAAATGGCAACAATCATTGTCGCAAAAAAAAAAGCCAACGataggcctgttcggctggtattaaagccgattGAAACTATTTTatcgtgaaagaaaaatactgtagattctagctgataagtcggctgataagttcaagcgaacaggcccctaCTGACCTAGTGCCACATGTCAAGGTTCTCAGAAGATTTGAAGATGGCAAGCCTATCCCTGTTCGCtaggcttataagccgtactttttcagctaacgaacgatatttttctctaacaataaatcagccaacggtacttttaagccatggcttattagccaaacgaacaggacaaaTACTGCCACATTTAGACAACTAAAAATTCAGCTAGCAGACTATCAATACTGCCACATGTAGACAACTAAAAATTCAGCTAACCGAGGTGCTACGCGTCGTGAGCTGAACTTGAAAAATCCCACGGTAACACCACATCACCGAACTTTTGAAGTTCAACAAGCATAATCACAGAGTACGCTCAGTGGAACTGTGGAAGAGCAGCGTAGCCTAAACAGGATATCTGACGATTCAGTGTCGATGTGCACATAGAAGGTTGAATTCGTTCGATTGCACTGGTGCATTGTGAGTTTGTGACGCTGCCTAGTACAACCACCAGGCCAGTCAAGATCTCTTTGATTATGAGAACAGGCAGCATTATAAGTAGAATTTTTAATGAAAAAGGAATTGCAAACCAATGACGCAACCAAAGGGTGGACCACaaccatattttttttttttgtgtgtgtggggggggggggggggggaccacAACCAATTTTGACGTCATTAAGACAGGCATAGGATCAGATATCACTTGTGAAATTCACAATGGTAACCAAGTACAAATCTTAGCACCCAACTTTTAGAGATCCGAGAGCATAAACCAAAAACGCTGGAGCATTATCTCGGCCAAACAGCCAATATAGTGTGATGCAACTAGAACCCCAACATGCCTAACAAGAGCTTTATCATGCTTCAGTCTGCTCCCTCAAACGACGGATCGTGCTCCTGACAGTGACTGCGCTAGCAGTGCTGCAAATACACAACAGAATTATAATCATGCTTGACAAATTATGGTTTGGAACACAAGATGCAGAGTCACCAAAGAATTACTTCATGGTGTAAGCACCACCAGCCTTGACCTTCCCACAGTCCTTGCATCCCCAAATTCCAACTGCTTTCCTCTTCACAGCAAACTGGAAAGACAACACAGCAAATGTGGGACACTAGGGCAACTAgtagttcacatctatcttagaaaCAAATTGCTAATCATGCCTAGACATCTTATAAACCATTCAAATGTGAGAATAAACAAACAAATATATTCAAGAACGATTGCTTTTGTGCTCAAAATCAATCTGCAGCCTACAGTTCATAACATCATAGTACTGGTGACAATCCGTAAAGACAGCTTGCAGTATAACAGATCAAAAAACAGAAAACTCAGGTGACATACCTTCCCACAGAACTCGCAGAAGTACTTGGAGTGCTGAGATACCTCCATCTTCTTGATTTGCTTACGCAAGCTAGCACCATACCTGGTTCCTGTAACATTGTAATTTGCAAGGTTAACTTCATACTCCAGACGCACAAAGTGGGAATGTCATATTTATTAAGCATGTACCATATTTGCCAACAATGCCGGCCTTCTTGGTGCGCTTCGTCTGCATAGGCATTATAAAAACATAATAAATTACACAGCTGCTCACTAAAATTGTTCAAGGCAATATTACTGGTAACTGTAACTTCAAGACTAAAGTTAGTATCAATAATTCAGTATAAAAGATTGTACCAATCAGGTAGGTTAACAGTCAACACAAGAGCAAAAATATAATTACTTAAACATTATTAGATAAGTAAACCATTAAAAAACATACAGTTCAGCTAGTCGCTATTGACTCTCCAATAGCAGCAAGAGAAAAATTACCCTATATACATCTGAATAAAGGAATAACAACTAAAATCAACACAAGTGAAAAAAAAGGGTATTATAAGCCACTGATTACATGAGGTATTCAAGGGCTAAACTTAGCACTGTATACTACTTTCATGTTTCATGCTGCCTGGTGCAGCGCAGGGGCTTCAGATTACACAGCAAA
This region includes:
- the LOC136497445 gene encoding large ribosomal subunit protein eL43z isoform X2; protein product: MTKRTKKAGIVGKYGTRYGASLRKQIKKMEVSQHSKYFCEFCGKFAVKRKAVGIWGCKDCGKVKAGGAYTMNTASAVTVRSTIRRLREQTEA
- the LOC136497445 gene encoding large ribosomal subunit protein eL43z isoform X1 — encoded protein: MPMQTKRTKKAGIVGKYGTRYGASLRKQIKKMEVSQHSKYFCEFCGKFAVKRKAVGIWGCKDCGKVKAGGAYTMNTASAVTVRSTIRRLREQTEA